The Halococcus hamelinensis 100A6 genome window below encodes:
- a CDS encoding DUF354 domain-containing protein: protein MNHLFFTNTPAHVHLYKHAINALESRGHDVLVLGRDYGVTKPLLDYYDLPYRLYGRLATTKWSLVRQLPAHYWSILRQTRRYDPDTVFGMGAYAAHAGALSRTPVTLILDSEPTSLDHAVSRPFADTILTPYAFGKDLGPNHYRFRGFKESAYLHPDVFTPRDDIREKLGVGPDERYVICRLNAFGSHHDVSQSGIGPRKRRQLVERLAPHATVFVSDEGGKMCFDDVDARPFDLHPGLLHDALAEASLLVADTQTMVTEAALLGTPAIRSNSFVGESDMGNFIELEREGLIYNIASFDAALDRACSLLDDDSVAARWAEKRDAYMADMVNLTDVIVDLATNPDGPSAVEGLSRDDAPAYRRGTPTVEH from the coding sequence ATGAACCACCTCTTTTTTACGAACACCCCCGCTCACGTTCATCTCTACAAACACGCCATCAACGCCCTCGAATCGCGCGGTCACGACGTCCTAGTGCTCGGCCGTGATTACGGCGTCACGAAACCCCTCCTCGATTACTACGACCTGCCCTACCGGCTCTACGGCCGGCTGGCGACCACGAAGTGGTCACTGGTGCGCCAGCTTCCCGCCCACTACTGGTCGATACTCCGGCAGACGCGGCGATACGACCCGGACACGGTCTTCGGGATGGGAGCCTACGCGGCCCACGCCGGCGCGCTCTCGCGGACGCCCGTGACGCTGATCTTGGACTCCGAACCCACCTCGCTCGACCACGCCGTCTCGCGGCCCTTCGCCGACACCATTCTCACGCCCTACGCCTTCGGGAAGGACCTCGGCCCGAACCACTACCGCTTTCGCGGGTTCAAGGAGTCGGCCTACCTCCACCCGGACGTCTTCACGCCGCGCGACGACATCCGCGAGAAGCTCGGCGTCGGGCCGGACGAACGCTACGTGATCTGCCGGCTCAACGCCTTCGGCTCCCACCACGACGTGAGCCAGTCGGGGATCGGACCGAGGAAACGCCGCCAGCTGGTCGAACGCCTCGCGCCCCACGCGACGGTGTTCGTCTCTGACGAGGGCGGCAAGATGTGCTTCGACGACGTCGACGCACGGCCGTTCGACCTCCACCCGGGGCTGCTCCACGACGCCCTCGCCGAGGCCTCGCTCCTCGTCGCCGACACCCAGACGATGGTGACCGAGGCCGCCCTGCTCGGGACCCCCGCGATCCGGTCGAACTCCTTCGTCGGCGAGTCGGACATGGGCAACTTCATCGAACTCGAACGCGAGGGGCTGATCTACAACATCGCCTCGTTCGACGCCGCGCTCGACCGGGCGTGCTCGCTGCTCGACGACGATTCGGTCGCGGCGCGGTGGGCGGAGAAGCGCGACGCCTACATGGCCGACATGGTGAACCTCACCGACGTCATCGTCGACCTCGCCACCAACCCCGACGGGCCGTCGGCGGTCGAGGGGCTCTCGCGCGACGACGCACCGGCCTACCGCCGTGGGACGCCGACGGTAGAACACTGA
- a CDS encoding GNAT family N-acetyltransferase, with the protein MRFERLDLDTWGSGLPASGFEVFHTPEALDVLDRHAAGDRLLVGGYRGEQLVGMVPLFVRRVAGLRVVSSPPPGMAIPGLGPLVMPTSPKRRKREKVNREFTAGLLDAIEADDPRTLVRFVGHPAYPDPRPYRWEGLSVDPTFTYRLPLDERSSDEVLKSFSRSLRREIGSAEESAVAVETPENTVEAAREVYDDVAARYAEQDEHFGPTWAYVEDLVTSLDERCRVYVAREDGAYEGGIIALYSNDAAYYWLGGARSGGNSGVNSLLHWRLIEDVVADPPLGSVHEYDLVGANTEHLCRYKAKFGADLVPSYTIESGGAAMAAAKEGYQLVNGVADRLFG; encoded by the coding sequence ATGAGATTCGAGCGGCTCGACCTCGACACCTGGGGGTCCGGACTTCCCGCCTCGGGCTTCGAGGTCTTTCACACCCCCGAAGCCCTCGACGTGCTCGACCGCCACGCCGCGGGCGACCGACTCCTCGTCGGCGGCTACCGTGGCGAGCAGCTCGTGGGGATGGTCCCGCTGTTCGTCCGGCGGGTCGCGGGGCTGCGGGTGGTCTCCTCGCCGCCGCCGGGGATGGCGATCCCGGGTCTCGGCCCGCTGGTGATGCCGACGAGCCCGAAACGACGCAAACGCGAGAAGGTCAACCGCGAGTTCACCGCCGGCCTGCTCGACGCGATAGAAGCCGACGACCCCCGGACGCTGGTTCGATTCGTCGGCCACCCCGCCTACCCGGACCCGCGACCCTACCGCTGGGAGGGGCTCTCGGTCGACCCGACCTTCACCTACCGGCTCCCGCTCGACGAGCGCTCGTCCGACGAGGTCCTGAAATCGTTCAGCCGGAGCCTCCGACGCGAGATCGGGTCGGCGGAGGAGTCGGCGGTCGCGGTCGAGACGCCCGAGAACACCGTCGAAGCCGCCCGGGAGGTCTACGACGACGTCGCGGCTCGGTACGCCGAACAGGACGAACACTTCGGGCCGACCTGGGCGTACGTCGAGGACCTCGTGACGAGCCTCGACGAGCGATGTCGGGTCTACGTCGCGCGCGAGGACGGTGCCTACGAGGGCGGGATCATCGCGCTCTACTCGAACGACGCGGCCTACTACTGGCTCGGCGGCGCGCGCTCGGGCGGCAACTCCGGGGTCAACAGCCTGCTCCACTGGCGGCTGATCGAGGACGTCGTCGCCGACCCGCCCCTGGGCTCGGTCCACGAGTACGACCTCGTTGGGGCGAACACCGAACACCTCTGTCGGTACAAGGCGAAGTTCGGCGCGGACCTCGTGCCCTCCTACACCATCGAGTCCGGCGGGGCCGCGATGGCGGCCGCGAAGGAAGGCTATCAACTGGTGAACGGCGTCGCCGACCGACTGTTCGGATAG